Within Nostoc sp. UHCC 0926, the genomic segment GTCCGCGCAGGTTGGGACGGGAGACAAGAGAATAAGGAGTGCGGATGATGAGACAAGTTTGGAAGGCGAAGGCGATATCGCTGTATGGGTTGGCGGCTGGAGGGCGATAGTTCACCAGGAACACGGATGCGGAACGAGTCCCAGCAGGAACCAACTCTGCCGCAGTTACGGGACGCACTGAGGTAACTAGTCTCAAACCATTACTACCAGGAATTTCCCAATGTTTGGGTGCATTACTTACATGGAGAGGGACGGTTAATTCTGCTTGTCCGGGGGTTCTTTGCCACAGCCGGGGTAACTGGAGTTGGTTTTTAGAGTCTTCTTGACTTTCTTCATTCTCTTCATCAACTGGACAGTAGTCGCCCCAGTGAACAGTAACACTTATTTCCTTGGCGGTTGCTGGTACAAGAATACTTAAACCCATTGAAGAGGGAAAAAATGCTCTCCGGGCGGAGGCACTTTCGGGTTGCTTTTCATCATCGCCAGCGTTGACTTGAGAAATCTCGTCGATATCATCGTTACCTATATCTTCTGAACGCTGTTCTACCGAAGCTTCATAAGGCACTAAAAAACCTGTGAGATACCATTTAGATGGAGCTTGGTCGATAATTTCGTCAACGTGGGCGATATCATTAGGTGTAGGCCCCACTAAGTCAAGTTGTAGGGCATCAATGAGAGATGAACGCACTTCGGCAGGAGTATTGGGCATGGTGTATCGCTGTTTACTCCCTTGAAAGATATAACAAGCAATTAACTGTTTATCTTATGTTGCCCGAAGTAGTTAAAAGTGTCAAATAATACTTTTGTTTATCCTTAAACTAAAAAATGACTACTGAAGAGGGCTAATTCTGTTTTGTAACTCAATTAAATCAGGATACTGATTAACATCAAATTGATTCAGCGCCCAATCAAAAAAAGCATTCAGAGAAATGTACTGAGATTTCTGTTGCTGCATAGCTTTTTGAATATCTTTACCATGAAACCAGATCAAATACTGCTTCTGTGTCCAAAATTCCTCTTGGGCAAACTGCTGCTGATAGACAGCAAGACTTTGTTCAAATCTGTCTAGCGTTACTGTTGCAACAGCTTGTTGAAACTGGTTAATTAGTGCTTCAGCTTCAGTCTGACAGTCTTGGAGAGTTAGTGAGGGTGGGAGTTTACCACTACCACCTGTCCATGTTGTCTTGAATTGATGTCGAGTTGCACTTGATTGCAATAAATCAGCTAATGCCCATCTTACTGTTTGATAATCCTGCAAGCTTCTTGCAGCTGCTTCAATCCACCCTGAAATCGCCTCAATCCCTGGTGAATTTCCATGTCCCCATTTAGAAGTAGGATTGTCTTGTTTTTCTATATATTTCGTCTGCCAATAATTATGAATTAAATCAGCGTTGAATAAATAATTTTCGACGCAAGCGCGATGGGTAAGCAACATAGAGTTGAGTGGGATTAATGCAATATTAGCAGTAGGTTTAGCATCAAAATCCCGATCGCGAAAAATGATGTATTGTTGATTTGTCGCTCCATCTCTAGAAAAGTAACCCTGAACAAAAATTGAAAAGGTAAATTTACTACCAGAGGGAACAATTGTGGGCTTATTTGTTAAAAGGTTCTCGACAACTCTGTTAAGTAGTCTAAAATCTAAACTAGTTTGCTTGCCCTCACAGAAAATAATTTTGCCACTAACAACACTCACAATTACACCTCTAGCCGGATAATATATGCTTCAGGCACTAATTGCTCCACATAATCAGAGTGGGTTGTAATGATAAACTGATTATTTGTGCCTAACTTGGGCAAAGCTCTAAGCAATGCCTGTTGCATTGGTGGATGTAGGTGCAATTCAATTTCATCAATAAGAATGACAGAGTTGTGAATATTCCAACTAGCAAAGTCCACTAGCATTGGGAAAATAGCCCGTTCACCGCCGGACATTTCAGAGATTTCATACTGGTTTTTGCCGTCATACAAATAAAACCAGGGTTCGCTCAAGATATCGTCCACATTCTCTCGCAGAATTGGGCCTTCAAAACTGCGTTCTGGAAAGACTGCTTTGTAACCGCGTTCAATTTCGGCGTATAAATCCTTTTGTCCTTGGCGTAGATTGGGAATTTTAGGTGTTCCTACATCTTGATGGAATTGTCGCCACTTAGAAAGGCGATCGCGCAAAATGTCTTCTGTGATTTCTAGTTTGCGATTTGGATCTTCGGTAGTCAGGCTAGTTGAAGTTCTCTGTTCTGTGTACCAAAGAATTGTACCCACTCGGTCAAATACTTGAAATCCTTCAGCACGTTGTAGCTGTTTAGCGTATTCTCGCCCTTTAAATTGAAATAATTCAGCAGCACTATCTGCTTGAACACGCCCATTTCGCCATTTAAGGGTAACAATATGCTTTTCAGCAGGAGGCTGCAAATCACGACCCATTTCTCGTAATTTCTGTTGAAAATCTCGCACAGCTTGGAGTTCACCAGATGAGAACTGCACTTGTACATTTACCTCTGGCTCAAATCTTCCCCAGTTACTCCCAAGCAGTTCATAGTTAAATCCTGCCCATTCTAAATCGGAGGGTTCCTTTAATCGTCCGGTTGCTGTGCCGAGAGTTGAAGCGATCGCTTGTAAAAGACTTGTTTTTCCAGCACCGTTCATGCCGATGAGAACAATAATATCTCGCGCCAACCCAGTTTCTGAATCTGTGAAATCAAATGTAGAAGACCGGAATTTCTTAAAATATTTTAGCTGTAGGGATTGAACTTTCATAAGCTAGTCTCCACATCAAATCCCGGTATTATTGGTATATTTTCCACAACCTTTTGAGATTTGGTTTTGGTTGTTTTCTTCTTACTAGCTTTAACCTTGGTTTTCTTTTGTGCTGCTTTACCGCCGAGAATTTCGGCTTGCGATCGCTCTTGGTTAAGGTCGAGTAGGCGTGCTAATACTTCATCATGCACTTCTTCTATCCAACGGTAGCGCCAAGGTTTTTTTCGCTGTCGTCCGTTGCTGGTTTCTTCTTCTTCGTTTTCATCGTCGTAGTCTAGCAGGAAGGTGCAGTCGGTGGGGATGTCACTCCAGCCGTAAGCTTCAAGGACGGCTTTATCCATTGCAGCGTGTAGTGAGCGTAATTTTAGGATATCAGCGTCGCGTTCTTCTGGGTCGTGGAAGCGGTTGTAGGTGTCGGTTAGTCCCTGGTTGTTGCGAACCATTAAGGCGGCGCGGTATTCGTAGTATTCTTGTCCTACTGCTTCTAGGGTGGGGTTAGTTTCCCAGTTTTCGGGGAAGGGGAAGGTTTGGAAACAGTCGGAGGGATTATAGCGTGACAAATCCATTGCTGTACCGCTAAAAAATCTAGCCCAAATTTCATGAATACGAGACTGAAGAGTACAAAAGCCTGAATAAGACTCTACCGTAAGAACGGTAAGTGCGTGTGAAAACACTCGATCAGATGGTTGAAATGCCATAGCAAAGTGAACATACGCCTGGGCACTTATCACTAATACTCGTTCTAGTTCAGCGTTTGCTTTAAATAAAGCAGGTGTATACCTACCCCAAAGCCACCATTTTCTTTTACGCCTTCCAGCATCTGCGTTATCGCCTAATTTTTCTCGTTCAGGCTTGACTTTTTCCTCTACTATTTTCAGTAAATCAGGATACTGTTGTGCTTCATCTTCACTCATTTCTGCGAAGTTGATAACATAACGGCGGTGTGTGTGGGTTGGACTGCTATTTACCTCTTCACCACCAATATAAGGAAAAATTCTTTCAGCATTTCTTGAATCTTTCTCAATCAATCGCTGCATTTCTGCAATGGGTGTTGCGTTTGGGTTAGTATCATCAAATGTAAAGCCCATACCCAAAACATAGCTTCCAATGAAGCTTTTGTTCGCATTTGCCAGCAAAATCGGCGGATTTTCATTTCCACCAGCATGAAATAGAAAGGCAGAAACCAAAGGAACTTGTCGCCCATTTAACAGGTGTATCCCTTTGTAAATTCCTTTATATACATTAACGACACTCACAACTACCGCCGCAAGTCCAGGCCATTTCACCCGCTTTTGAGCGTTATAAATTTTTGCATCGTACTGACAAATCCAACGCAATCCGGTACTCCGAGTATCACCTTGAGCAATAGTATTTGTTGCAATTAACCCAAAAGTTCCACCCTCACGTAATATCTCAAAAGCACGGCGGAAGAAAAATGCCACAAGGTCAGAATTACCATGCGATTCTGGATAAACTTCTTTTAACCAATCTTGATAACCAGGTGCATGAGCATTAATTGTTGTATTCTTCCCAGCAAACGGCGGATTTCCAATAATTGCATCAAACCCCGGATTTTCTCTATCAAAAACCTCTGGAAACTCAATATCCCAGTTAAACGGAATAATCCCCTTGTCTCCACTCCGCAACCTGCTAGCAATTTCTTCCAAACCTTCAGTATCAGCTTGGTGATATCGCCATTTCTTCACCAATTCTGCAATCTCAGCTTCCCTCTCCTCTCGCTGCTTCTTATTACTTCCCTCAAAAAACGCCGCAATTCTCACATCCCCCGTTAACCGCGCTTGGTACAATTCTTGCTCTACCTTATATAGATAATCCCGCTTTTGGTCATCATCAGCATCACTGCGGGTATCCAACGCCTGAATTTCCGCCCGATAAGAACGCGCACGGTCAAGTTGCTCTTTCAAATATACAAATAGCGGTAAATCGTCAGTTGCA encodes:
- a CDS encoding AAA family ATPase; its protein translation is MKVQSLQLKYFKKFRSSTFDFTDSETGLARDIIVLIGMNGAGKTSLLQAIASTLGTATGRLKEPSDLEWAGFNYELLGSNWGRFEPEVNVQVQFSSGELQAVRDFQQKLREMGRDLQPPAEKHIVTLKWRNGRVQADSAAELFQFKGREYAKQLQRAEGFQVFDRVGTILWYTEQRTSTSLTTEDPNRKLEITEDILRDRLSKWRQFHQDVGTPKIPNLRQGQKDLYAEIERGYKAVFPERSFEGPILRENVDDILSEPWFYLYDGKNQYEISEMSGGERAIFPMLVDFASWNIHNSVILIDEIELHLHPPMQQALLRALPKLGTNNQFIITTHSDYVEQLVPEAYIIRLEV